The DNA sequence TGGGTTTTTCTTTCCTACCTGTGCTAAGCAGTAGCTGAGGGAGCATCATTCACATCAACTGTATCCTGCCTTCAGGATCTCAAAAATCTAATGTACACTCTCCTCATGCCTTCTATTTTCCATCTTCTTCAGTAGATGGAAAGGATTGATGAACTGAATGACATTCAGCTCTGCTGAATTTTCTTATATGAACCAAATTGCCACTTAACTCTGAATGTAAATGTTGGCAGAGTCACTCCTCTCTGAAGAATTGTGTACAAAATTTCCCACTTGCAGATCTCCCAAATTTCCTTTAGAAAGGGCTAATGCTGAGCCTGATAAGGAGTTCTGCTTTCATTTACACTGGCATCCATCCAATCCCCTCCTGACGTCAGTGGAGTGATGCTGTATTTGCACTGAGTGTAAATGGTGTATTTATCACACTGCTGAAGGGAATATTACAATGCATTAACCCCAAAGAGTGAACAATTCCAAAGAGAGAGAACTTGTTGATGAATGATGGGAAGGTGACAgagatgctgaatgtctccatCAATAACAGCTTGAGAGCCACAAATCTCTTTCCCTTGCAagttctctcttttctctttcccttgcAAGTTCTCTCtgttctctgtttctctctgtgCTGTCCGTAAATACTCTCTTTTCTTTGTCATGAGCTGGAGAAATGTAGgcattttatttctgaaatcagCATTTTAAAAGGAGGGAAATGTTTATAGATTTGgagaaaaattaagatttttcagTCAGGAGACGAGTAATATTTTTACCAGCTAGCCATCACTGGAGCATGCTGTGTGGCCAGTTCCAGCCTGTCACAGGTCAACACTGGAGTGGCTGAGCTCTTGCATATCCCAAAATCAACGTTGGTTTACTGGGGGCAGGAGCGGCTTTTTGCAAACCTGGACTGGGTTTTACTTGCTGTACAGTGGTTGTGGGTGATGATGATGGGGAGGGTTTGTGCTGTGCACTCACTGGGTTCTTGTTTTTGTTCCGCTGGCGCACGCAGCCAAGGTGGAGCAGGTGAAGTTTGACACCACCCAGCTCCACGCCAGGcctgagctggcagctgagCAGAGGATGGTGGATGATGCCTCCGGGGAGATTGAGGTGAGAGAGCTCCTTTGGCTGACAGAGGGTGCAGTAACCAGCCCGTTTCCAAGCATTACTTGCTGTGTGCAGCTTGGGGGAGGCTGAGGATGGACCTCATGGAAATTTACATCTTCCTCACAAGGGGCAGGCACTGGTCTCTTCCCTCCAGTGATGGGACCTGAGGGAGCACCTGGAGCTTCAGTGGTGTGGTAGCCAAAGGGTTGTGCTCTCTCCTCACCTTGACTCCACTGCTGTTCACCAGGATGTTTTTTGCTCCCTAGGTGTGGAGGATTGAGGATTTGGAAATGCAGCCAGTCAATCCCAAGATGTACGGGCAGTTCTACGGGGGTGATTGCTACCTGGTCCTGTACACCTACCTGAGGTCAGGCAGACCCCACTACGTCCTCTACATGTGGCAGGTAGGtcaaagcagagcagagggcactgtgctgtgcctgctgtaCAGGCCTAAAGCTGAAGGAAGCAATTGCACACAAAAATCCCAACCCAAGCACCCAGAAGAACTCAGACACACTTTGCTCACCAGTTTCAAATATCCCAAGCTGTCCTTTGTAGGTAGCATGGACTCTGATCCCAAACTGGCATCAGACTGAACACCAGCAAAATCAGACAAAAAGACTGAAGAATGATGGAGCTTACAGTGCTGAGGTCAAAGTTTGGAGTCAGGCTGTCCCTTAAAACCTCAGTTCCTAGAGTTCTGTGGGTATATGGATACCTCTGCTTTCCTTTTTGAAGTATATTTTCATGCAGAGAGAAGCTTCAAAAAACTCTAAACTCTGCAAAGCCAGAATGCAAGTGAAATTTAAATATCTGAACGTTTCAGCTCTGATCTCATGACGTTACACACTTCGGGATTGGCAGGTGTCGAATTGTGCAGATGTTTGTACCCTTGCTCTCATCACACTGTGTGTGTcaccccctgtcccccagggccGCCACGCCTCCGTGGATGAGATCACTGCCTGTGCCCTCAATGCCATCGAGCTGGACAGGAAACACGGGGACGAGGCCGTGCAGGTGCGGGTGACAATGGGCAAGGAGCCCAGGCACTTCCTGGCCATCTTCAAGGGCAAGCTGGTCATCTACGAGGTGAGCTGGCTGTGGGAGGTGGGAGCACCAGTGATGGCTTGGCAGCTGCAGTGGAAGCAGTCCAATAAAAATGGGCTGATACTCAAGAAAGGagcctgccagccctgcacaggctggCAGAGGGGACATTTCTAGTATTCCCCAAGCAGTCTGAGCACTGTTGGAGTAAACACAGTCCTGGACTGACCCAACTCaactgagctccagccctgagtTCCAGCAGTGATGTGTGAGGTTCATTCCGACCCTGtcccaaaatattttgcagagtTAGAATAAGGCAGTTGTCCTGTGAATTACCAATGCTGCTATCCAGAGAGGGTCTTTCAGAATACCCTACAAACGTGATTTGAATTGTCCTTGCCTGAATTACATCACATAACTTCCAACCCACTTCACTTGCTGCTGTGACATCTGTGATGGAGAAATTCCAcctgtggctgtgggagaggggGATTGCCCTCAGCTCTCAGTGTTGGTCCCACTATGTGGTTTCCTTGGCAGGTGTTCAGTTAAGATAAGCACAGCTGGAAATCAGGGTACAGATGCCTTGCCCAGTTTGCATGGCAAAtcctctgcagacaccaagatCTTGAGGATCTTGATGGGAGCTGGTTAGGACTCTGTAATCGGGGAGAAATGTGGGAGTTGTGCCATGTAGGTTTCATTCTGACCTGGAATCAGTGCAGAACCATGGTCCATCACTGCAGCAGTGGGCAGGGCTGCGAGCCCACAGCCTTCTTCAGAGCAGTCACACCGTGGATCTGTGTCCTCCTCACGTCCACCCTTCCCTCTGTCCTTGCAGGGCGGCACGAGCCGGGCTcagaggagcagccccgagccaGCAATCCGCCTCTTCCAGGTGAGGGGCACGGATGAGGTGAACACAAAGGCCACAGAGGTGCCAGCCCGAGCCTCCTCCCTCAACTCCAACGATGTCTTCCTGCTGGCCACCAGCCAGGTCTGCTACCTGTGGTGTGGGAAGGTGAGTCTGCAGAGACACGCGGGGAGGAAGACAAAGGGATCTGGAATGGGTGAGGTGGGGCTTGAGTCTCCTGCCTCTGCTCGGTCATGGAGATGAATCCTTGGCCCATTAATTCAGTGGAGAAACACCTCAAGTTGTTCCAGGGGGTGTTAATACTACATATTACAAAagatttcttcacagaaagggatgtcaagcactggaacaggcagCCCAGAGCAACGGAGGAGTAAAATGTATTCAAacatgtgtggatgtggcacttgatgACATGATATAATGGTGCTGAGCTGATGGTTGGACTTCATGATCTTAAGGGTCTTTTTCAACCTTAATGATTCAATGATTCTGTGAGGAAAGTGCACCCAGGAAAGGGCTCTGTCTGTGGAGGGTCAGCAGTAAAAGCCTTCTCTACAAAGGTAACCCATGTTGGGGTTCACCTCACCTCGTTGTAGGTGTTCATACAGCTTTCATtcagataaataaataatccCAGATTTTCCGGCTGTAAGAAATAAGGATGAGAGCAAATTCATGTGTCTGGTTTCAGTCATGTGTCAGGATGAGATGGTAGATCAAACCAAAGCACAGAAGTTGTcaatgtcccatccctggaagtctTCAAAGCCATGTTGGATATGGCTTGGAGCATCCTGTTTGAGTGGAAAGTGTTCCTAATAATCTTTAAAATCCCTCCCAACCCAGATAATTCTGTGAGTTTTGCTCTAAGTGACTTTGGCTGCACTAAATGTCCCTTCAAGGACTAGAAATGGACTCTGAGTGATCAGCTCAAGAGCACTCAAGCAGGTCTGAAGCTCTCCAGGGGACCAAGCCAGCTTTTCCCCATGGATAATTTTTGCCAGTCTGCCCCTAACTGCACCTCCATCTTTTATCCTGGACACAGGGATGCAGCGGAGATGAGCGGGAGATGGCAAAAATGGTGGCTGACATCGTTTCCAGGCGGGACAAACACACCATTCTGGAAGGACAGGAGCCTGCAGAGTTCTGGGAAGCTCTGGGAGGCAAAGCACCTTATGCCAGTGAAAAGAGGTAATAGTGGCCTGCTTGTTCCTCTGGGCCTGGCCAGGGGACATTAGGCAGGGGATCAAAACTTCTCAGGAAAGTGAATACTTTGATACTGTGTCCTCAATAAAGGGAGCTCCAGGCCAGAATATCATCAAGATCTTGGTCAGAAACCACACCAAGGTGTTTCTTTCCTGGCTTTTGGGCCAGGGGTTCTCCTGAATTGGGAGCTACAGGTCCAAAGCCTGTGGACAAGGGTGTGCTACATCCTCCTTTCTCTCCAGTAAACCTATCCCATATCTTgtcctgagggctgcaggaaacACATGCTCCATTTCCAGCCATCAttagcagcagccccaggagaaTAATGAGACTAGTTCTGCTTATGGACAACATGAATTTCTCCAGCCCTCTGGGCTGGTGGTGGTTTCCTCTGCAAAAAGTGATCTGGTGTGGCTTTCACCACAATGAGCTGACATCAAGCTCATTGCCACAATGAGGGAAGGGTTCTGCTTTTGCCTTTTTgtgtggagaaaaaaattacctttgaAAGTCATTAAAATGGTCTGAGAATCCCCTGCAATCTGGCATTGCTGACTTCCAGGCCTTTAGATGAGTGTTGCCATGTTCCACCTCTTCCTTCAAGGCCACAACAAGTAGCTTCAGGGCCCTGCAGTAAGCCAGGAAGGAAAGATTTCCACCTGTGTTGCTTTTTCCCTCCCCTGCCATGCATGAGGCAGGTTCCAGGAGCAGGTGACACACTACCAGCCTCGCCTCTTTGAGTGCTCCAACCAGACAGGTCGGTTCATCATGACGGAGGTGGTCGGGTTCTGCCAGGAGGACCTGGATGAAGACGATGTCATGCTGCTGGACACATGGGAAGAGGTCAGAAAAAGCCTCCTCCCCTTCTCCTCAGACATATTTTCAAACAGGTTGTGGCTTTAGTTGGTGTTTATTGAGTTGGATCTTGGCCCACAACTGGGTTCAGCTACCTTGAAATGTGCAAGAGCTGTCACCTGGAATATTTATGCTCCATGCAAAAGCAAAATCTTCCTTGGATGGGGGTAAATGTGGGCTCAGAATCACAGGGGAAAACACGTTTCCAGTCTTGTCTCTGCTCCCACTGGCAGGGGAGAGCAAACAGCTGTGTCTGCACAGGTTCTGGTGCCTCACTGACCTTCAACACCTTCTCCCCTTGCAGATTTTCCTTTGGGTTGGCAAAGCCTCCAatgcccaggagaggaacgaggCCATTGCCTCAGCTAAGGAGTATCTCAAGACCCATCCAGCTGGGAGGGACCTGGCAACTCCCATCATCCTGGTGAAGCAGGGCTATGAGCCCCTCAACTTCACAGGATGGTTCAACGCTTGGGACCCCTACAAATGGAGTGTAAgtggctggaaaagccctgtgGTGTCCTCAAGGGTGTTGTTGTCAGTGATACAGGATGCACGGAGTGAAACCTCACTAGGAAATGTCCTGAGTTaacaaaatcatggaatggcttgggttggaaggggttctaaagatcatccagttccagccccctgccatgtgcagggacaTGAGTTCCTGGTGCTGTCTGAGCAGCTTCTGCTCCTTCACCAATAAAAAAGTACCTGTGTGGTGAAACAGAGGCTTTTGCAAATGAATTCACAATGTTCatattttcataaatattaGGTTCCAAAACAAGTTTTTGATTTCAGCCAGAAAGAGGTGGGGGCTATGAGCAGTAAAATCAAGTTCAGAGGGAAAACAGACACACCCACAtcataaagggaaaaaacaaaaacaaaacaaagtaacTGAAGTTTTTTGTTGAAAGTGCAGCCACAGAGGCAAATTTATGAGCCAGCTTTAAGGGCAAACTGTGGTGAAATGAAAGATGTGAGCAGACAGGTCTCATGTTCAGGTTTTTTGGAAAGCCCATCAGAGCTCAGGAGCTCCTGAGCAAGGTCACCCTGCAAAAGCAGAGTTACAAATACCAGCTCCTCCTTATGTAGAAATGGAAACCTGCTCCAAGAGGTGACTGGGAAGGAAAAATTCCtttctcccctctttccccAGGAGTCCACACCGCAGGAAAACTCTTACAGagatattttatttcctgtatCTGGGTTTGCATTGTCTTTCTTCCCAATCCATGTGGTGGTGGATCCAGTCTTGACAGCTGGATCTGGAGAGATAAGACAGCAACTCACAGTGAcccttaaaatattttgatgctTAGAACAAAGGTCAAaacttgtgggtttgttttattatttttttttcctgagaactGCTGAAAAACAAGGATACAGCTCATAAAATATGTGCCTCTAAAAATATCCCCTGTAGGCAGCTTCAGCAACTACAGACAAGCCATCCAAACTGTTGACATCCCAGAAACATCTGGTGTGTGTTCTTTGCTCAGTTTTGGGTCTAAATCTGTTTTCTCTGCAGTCCATGTGTTTATGTTGCTTGTTCTTGTTGGGAAACTTTGTTGGATGATTCTGTTAAGAACTGACATCTCCTGGCTGCTTAGGAAAACACAGTCATGAGCTTTGCCAATTTATCTAGCatattccattttttaaaataaaaaataagaggTATCTGGCAATACATGACACCTAATTACAAGAAGTAAGGACTTGAGGCTTtgaaaaaatatgttgtttgaGCTAAATGAATcaggaaagttggaaaaaagGAATACTTTCAGGCACTGCAAGATTAATCAAAAATGTAAAAGGTTTAAATCCAGCAGTGAATATTATTTCTCTTCATTTGTCTTCTGCTCCAAAGTCTTTACATTTCCTGGTTTCACCTTTTATTGTACAACTGAAAAGGCTGAAGtccatttttttaatttgctttcaaGTGAAAGCTCAGAATCTTCTGATTGCAGGGGCTGGGGTTTGCAGGAGCTGCCACGCCAGTGGCCATCACTGGGCTTTAAAATTCAGGGTCTCCTGACCCAGGAGTGTGGACTTAAGACCCAGGAGTGTGTGTTAGAGACCAGGAGTGTGGGCTAAAGGCATCCATGGCTCTCACaactttctctttccctttagGATGGCAAATCCTACGAGGAAATGAAGAACAGCTTGGGAGATGTGTCGGCCATATCCGAGATCAAAGTGGTGAGTTGTGTTGTGGCCATGCAAATAGAAAACACCTGGGTTCACACACCACCACATCCCCCAGCCTGTTTGCACCAAGGAGGGGACACCAGCATcggggcagggatgggaaccTCAGGCTGCCAGCATCAGAGctgtgggaagcagagggagaTGTGATAAATTACCCATAAATACAGTCAGACCTGCTGGGCCTTTTCCAGTCCTGCCCAGAGGCATCTGTGAGCAGGACACTGTCCAGCTGCTCTAATGCAGAACAAATTAAGGTGTGTGCAGCTCTTAGAGGGTGTAGTTAAGTGTTTTGTGAATAGTTTACAGTGGTGGAGCCCCTGAGACCTCAAACAAGAATCCCCTGGTCAAGAAGGGCATGGCCCAGTGGGGGATCCTCAAAGTAAATGAGGTCCCAGCAGTCCCAAATGCCATTGTCACATGGGTCagttctgccctgggcagggtcaGGATGAAGGCTGGAAGGAAGTGGCAGGTTTGGATGAGGAGAGATGGCTCATCAGGGAGGGGTGTGCAGGTGATTTAGATGTTTTAGACATGGTAGACATCTAACCTCACCTTCTGTTGTCCCACATGTGCCTTCCCCTGATGTTATCTTGAGAAGAATGAGACTGCTGTAAGTATCCTCAGTTGTTTGTAAGAGCTCTCATTAGTGTGTGCTTTTAGCAGTCCTAACACCAAGGTGTAGCATTTACAGAGGCACTGCACTAACACTTTAGTTGGGACTTTCCCCTTGCTGCTTTGGAGCTACAGATAGTCTGTGCCAGAAATAGTCCCCCTCAACCCCAGCAGGAAGATCCTGGGCTCATCCCCAACTTGCTCTGCCAGAACATCTCATCATGACGTGCTTTCCTCCGTTTGGCAGGACCTGAACAACCTCAGCCTGAACAAGAGAACCCTCAGCACGACCAGCCTGGCTGGTTCAGCCACAGCAAATGCCTCCTCGGAGTACAAATCTCACTTCAGCCACGGCGACAGCAACAGCAACAGCTACAACAGCAACAACTAcaacagccacagccacagcagccctgccatggTGCCCAACGGGGAAGGGATTTACTCCCGAGAGGTGCTGATGCACAGGACGGTGGATGAGCTTCCCGAAGGCGTGGATCCCACTAAAAAAGAGGTGACAGCTTTGCTGCTGTGGTACCTTTCTAACTCAACCTGCAACTGGCTAAGTGTGCTTTAGAACACCAAGCCCTGCTCAGACTCAAGGGGACACTGGCAGGACACACAGGTGTCACCAAAAGGAGGAGATTTGTGTGAGGAGGTTCATAGGACCATAGAatggttgggttggaagagaccttaaagatggTCTAGTTGCAACCCCCTGCTGTGGAAAAGGACACCTTCTGGTGGTTTTAGCTTAGTTGAAGTAATTTGGGGTTCCTatggcagaaaaaaagaaaaaaaaacaccaaaaaataattttagataGTAATTTTTGAAAACTGTTTTCTTCTGGTAGAATTGTTTAGCTCTGCCACTCAACTTCTGTcctcagagggacagggggacaagGTGACAGAGCTGAGAACTAAGCCAGAATTTGCATTTTACTTGAGCTATAGGTgagtgttttcatttgaaactCCTCCCAGAAGagatgtttggttttttggtttttttaattctcagAAAGCATGCATTTCAGCAATTTTcaatttcagaagaaattacACATCCCCGATTTCCAGTCAGCCCAAGGATTTTGGCAGTGTCTGCAGTTGAATCCAAGCAAGCTGAGGGGGGTACAGAGTATTGATTCCCTCTACTCCTGTAATCCTTGTTTGACCAATGTCTTGCCCAACAGATCTAGCAAAGGCCAGCACCCACAGCCAGAGCCGTGATccacagctgggctctgcaTGGCTTCTTCTACCCAAAATACCAGGAAAAAACTCAACCTCCCATTCCCACAGGGCCTTTGTCAGCATCCCTGATGAGCCTGCTTTCTGCAAACCCTGTATTTCCAGCAATGGGAGTTAAGATTTCCAGTGAATATTTTAGGGGAGGGGACTGAGCGAGGGGGAGATGCTTTCGCTGTGAATCACTGCC is a window from the Passer domesticus isolate bPasDom1 chromosome 1, bPasDom1.hap1, whole genome shotgun sequence genome containing:
- the VILL gene encoding villin-like protein, with amino-acid sequence MTDGDTNLPSIERKLGLQIWGIENMKMVPVPEKAYGTFFEGDCYIILHTKRTSRGTAVDLHYWIGKDSSQDEQGAAAVYVTQLDAALGGSPVQHREAQGHESETFQSYFRNGIIYKKGGVASGFKHVETNMYNIKRLLHVKGKKHVSATEVALSWDSFNKGDVFLLDLGKVLIQWNGPSCSIAEKSRGLALARSIRDSERGGRAQIGIIDNERDSPDLMQIMRMVLGERRGELRDAVPDTKADELQKANVRLYHVYEKDNDLVVQEIATRPLTQDLLQHEDCYILDQGGFKIYVWRGKASSPEEKKAAFTRAVGFIQAKGYPSSTNVEVINDGAESAMFKQLFQRWTEKNETQGLGKVYTTGKIAKVEQVKFDTTQLHARPELAAEQRMVDDASGEIEVWRIEDLEMQPVNPKMYGQFYGGDCYLVLYTYLRSGRPHYVLYMWQGRHASVDEITACALNAIELDRKHGDEAVQVRVTMGKEPRHFLAIFKGKLVIYEGGTSRAQRSSPEPAIRLFQVRGTDEVNTKATEVPARASSLNSNDVFLLATSQVCYLWCGKGCSGDEREMAKMVADIVSRRDKHTILEGQEPAEFWEALGGKAPYASEKRFQEQVTHYQPRLFECSNQTGRFIMTEVVGFCQEDLDEDDVMLLDTWEEIFLWVGKASNAQERNEAIASAKEYLKTHPAGRDLATPIILVKQGYEPLNFTGWFNAWDPYKWSDGKSYEEMKNSLGDVSAISEIKVDLNNLSLNKRTLSTTSLAGSATANASSEYKSHFSHGDSNSNSYNSNNYNSHSHSSPAMVPNGEGIYSREVLMHRTVDELPEGVDPTKKECYLSDADFHDIFGKSKDEFYQMPKWKQQNEKKQFGLF